GGCCTACGGCAACAACCTGTTGTTCGATGACGTGAGCTTCCGTCTGCCGCCCGGCGGCATCGTTGGCATCATCGGCCCCAACGGCGCCGGCAAGACCACCCTCTTCCGGCTGATCACAGGTCAGGAGAAGCCGGACGGCGGCACGCTGAAGATCGGCGAGACGGCGGTGCTCGGTTACGTCGATCAATCGCGAGACGCGCTGGACCCTGACAGCACGGTCTGGCAGGAGATCGCCGAGGGCCGCGACGAAGTGGAACTCGGCAAGCGCAAGATGCAGAGCCGCGCCTACGTCGCCCAGTTCGCGTTCCGCGGGCCGGACCAGCAGAAGCGGGTCGGCGACCTTTCCGGCGGCGAGCGCAACCGCGTTCATCTGGCCAAGATGCTGAAATCCGGGGCCAACGTACTGTTGCTCGACGAGCCCACCAACGACCTAGACGTGGAAACCCTGCGCGCCCTTGAAGACGCCCTGATCGACTTCGCCGGCTGCGCGGTGGTCATCAGCCACGATCGCTGGTTCCTCGACCGCATCGCCACCCACATCCTCGCCTTTGAGGGCATGAGCCAGACGACATGGTTCGAAGGCAACTACCAGGACTATGAAGTCGACCGAAAACGCCGCCTCGGCGACGAAGCCGACCAGCCCCACCGCATCAAGTACAAACCCCTGATGCGCGCCTGATCAGAGAGCACTCCATCCGGCTCGCCTGCGGACATCCCTCTTACGGCAGGCTGGCGAGGACGTTTTCCAGGCGGCGGGTCTGAACGATCTGCCGGTCCACGGGGTCGGCGACCCGGTAGGCGCCGCGGTCTTTGGTGATCGAGAACAGCACGTCGTCCCGCCGGCCGAGCACGGTGATCGCCGTGTAGCCGTCGTACGACATGTCCAGGTTCCAGCGATCGGCGACGCCGCTCTGGATCATCCTCAGGATGCGCGGCCGCACCGCCTGCACATCGGCGTCCGTCAAGCATTTCGCGTTGAAAGGAACGACTGTCATAGAAGCCCCGTTTCAGCCGTCTTGGCCGGCGCGAATGCCACTAGTAGCACCGGCCGCCGCGGCGTCGTGTGATCCAGATCACCCAGGCGCCAACGCGACGCCATGAGCAACCCGCCCTTCCTACCGCGCGGCGATGAAGGCTTCGTTAAGAGCTTGACGGCGTTCGCAGAGGCCCGCATCCGGAGCCGGCGCCCAATCCAACACGCGGGCCGTCGGAAAGCACCACAAGCGGCTCCCGAGCCCGATGATTTGCGGCGCTGCGGCGCCGCCGTTTTCGTTTCCGCACGTGGCAAGCATAAGCGCCAGCCGTCAGTCGCCCTCGGTTTCGATGTGGAGGGTGCGGCCGCAGTGTTTGCAGTGCACGGCGTCCGAGTCGTGGCGGCTGAGGCCGCAGTCGGGACAGGGATAGCGCACCTTGTTGGGGCGGAAGATGGTCTGTATCAGCCGGAGGAAGAGGCCGACGCCGACGATCATGATCACCACCGCCAGCATCCGCCCGACCGACCCTTCCAGCGTGATGTCGCCGAAGCCGGTGGTGGTGAGCGTGGTTACCGTGAAATAAAGCGCGTCGACGTAAGTGTTGATCTCCGAATTGACGCCGGCCTCCAGCACGTAGACGAACGCGGTCACCATGAAAATGAACACGAAAAGGTTGACCGTCGAGACGATGATCCCTTCGTTGGCTTTGAAGAACGCGAACCGCTCGCGGAGATCGCGGAGCACGTGGTAGGAGCGCAGCAGGCGCAGCGCCCGCAGCACCCTGAGAAACGCCCAATTGTCGATGAACGCCGCCACCAGCAGCGTCGCGATGACGACGATGTCGGCGAGGGTGGTGAGGTCCGTGAAAAACCGGCCCTTGCTGCGGGCGATGGTGAAGCGGGCAGCGAAGTCGAGGATCAGCAACAGCGCGATGACACCGTCGATCGCCCAGATCCACGGCCCCGGGGGGAACATGGACGCCACAATGAAGAACGCGATGATGAACAGGTCGAAGGTGAGAAGCCCGAGGCGGAACCGTCTCGCGTGGCGGCTGCGCCCCTGGTAGAGATCGAACGCTGTCCTGGTCAAGCGGTTCATGGCGAGGCGCATATTCAGGGCGTGAATCGGTGGTGCCGAGTATAACGGGATCCGGAAGCATGGATAGCATCGGTGTTCTCAGCCGCGATTCGGTGCGGCGCGTGCGGGACGCGCTGGCGGCGGCCGGGTCGCCGGCGCACGTCATCGCGCTCGCCGCCACCGCCCGCAGCGCCGAGGACGCCGCCGCCGCCATCCGCTGCGACCTCGGCGCCATCGTCAAGTCGCTGGTGTTCGTGATCGGCGTCCGGCCGGTCATGGCGTTGATTGCTGGCAATCGCCGCTGCGTGGAGCGCGCCCTGCCCGCCGCTCTCGGGATCGACGGCAAAGTCCGGCGGGCCAACGCCGACACCGTGCGCGCAGCAACCGGATTCGCCATCGGCGGCGTCTCCCCGGTCGGTCTCGCGCATCCGCTGCCGACCGCCATCGACGCCAGCCTCGGCCGCTTCGCCACCGTCTACGCCGCTGCCGGCCACCCGCAATGCGTGTTCGCAACCAGCTTGAACGAACTGGCGCGGCTCACCGGCGGCGTCGTCTGCACAGCCATCGCCAAAGACCCTTGATTCCGATGCCGCTTAGGGGTTTTGTAGGGCGCATCGTCCGGCGCTCCCGATCAGCGGACGGGCGCGGGCGGATTTAACGTTTCCGGATGGGTGGCCGAGCGGCTGAAGGCGCTCCCCTGCTAAGGGAGTATGGGTCAAAAGCCCATCGAGGGTTCGAATCCCTCCCCATCCGCCAGTCGCAATGCCCGGAGCTTTTCCTCCATCCCGGCGAGTGCGAGAAAAACGTGCGGTTTAAAAGTGGCTTGCCCTCGCGGGTGAGTACTGCACTGCCGACAGAGGCCCCTCGGCTTTCTCTGTTTGGCTCGTTTCTCCGAAAGCTGGGGTCTACGCCGATTTAGCCCGTCTTATTCATGACGCCGGGCGGGCGATGGGTTTTCGAGCCGAGCGGCTGATGGAACGAGCTTGGGCCTTCAGGCTCTTTCCCGTTGTCGTTCGACTGGATTTGATGTCGGTCTGGCGGTTCCGGGAGGGTCTTTGGCGGGGGGTTGCGGCCCCGATGCTCAGGGTCCGGCGAGCGAGGTAGCGAAGTGTCGGAGCAGCGGCGCCTCGGGACAGGCTGCGGCGCACTCGAACGGAGGGCGCGCGGCGGACCATCGCACACTCCCCGAGCCGATGCCGCGCGATCGGACGCTTGCGTCCGCTCAAGGGAACTAGATGCGCGGGGCAAGGCCCCTCCGCTTCTCCGGCTGAACGACATCCTCGTCACCTTTGGCGGCAAGCCGCTGCTCGACGGAGTCGAGATGTCCGTAGTCAAGGGTGACCGGCTGTGTCTGGTCGGGCGCAACGGCTCGGGCAAGTCCACGCTGCTCAAGGTCAATGCGGGGCTGATCGCGGCCGACCGCGGCGAGCGCTTCGTTCAGCCAGGCGCGACCATACGATACCTGCCGCAGGAACCGAACCTTGCCGGGCACGAGACGACCCTCGCCTATGTGGAAGCCGGTCTCGCGCCCGGCGACGATCCGCACCGCGCCCGCCATCTGCTCGAACAACCCGGCCTTGAAGGCAACGAGGATCCGGCCACGCTCTCGGGCGGCGAGGCGAGGCGCGCCGCCCTCGCACGCGACCTCGCCCCCGAGCACGACATCCTGCTGCTCGACGAGCCGACCAACCATCTCGATCTCGCTGCGATCGAGTGGCTGGAGATGACGGCGGCGGGCGGCCGCTCGGCCCTGGTTACCATCAGCCACGACCGGCGGTTTCTGGAAGACCTGGCGCGCGCGACGCTGTGGATCAGCCGCGGCGTCGTCCGAAGTCTCGACCGCAACTTCCGCGAGTTCGAGGACTGGCGCGACGATCTCCTTGAGATTACTTTGCGGAACGCTTATCTGAAACCCGGGTGTCTTCCGTTCCCCTGCTCGAGCCATATATCTGACCACCTAACCCGTCTTATTCATGACGCCCCTTTTCAGGGGCTGGCGGATGTAGCGTAAGCGGTTGATGTGGCGTAGGATTTGGTTGCTGACACCAGTCCTTCGACGACATTTGGGCCGGCCACATCCGCCATGACCGACGATACGACCCTGCCGTTCGCGTTTCCAGCCGCCCAGAGCAAGAAAGTCATCGCCGCGTTCGACGGCGGGCGGATCACGTCTGACGGCGGGTGATGCTGCTGGCCGAAGCCGAGCGACGGCTTGGCATTGCCGCGAAGCTCGCCGCCGCGATCCCGGACGGCCGCGACGCCAGCCGGGTCATTCATCCGCTCGCCGACATCCTGCGGGCGCGCATCTTCGCCATCGCCTGCGGCTACGAGGACGCCGACGACCTGGACAGCCTGCGCTCCGATCCGGCATTCAAGCTCGCCTGCGGCCGGCTGCCGGACAGCGGCCGGGACCTGTGCTCGCAGCCGACGATGTCCCGCTGGGAGAACGCGCCCGACCTGCGCAGCGTCATCCGGCTCGGTCGGGTCTTGCTCGATCTGTGGCTCGCCAGCTACCCGGCGCCGCCCGCCGCGGTGACGCTCGACATCGACGACACCTGCGACGTCGTCCACGGCCATCAGCAGCTGTCGCTGTTCAACGCCCACTACGACGAGCGCTGCTTTCTGCCGATCCACGTTTACGATACGGCGACCGGCCGTCCGGTGGCGATGATCCTCCGCCCCGGCAGGACGCCATCCGGCAAGGAGATCCGCGGCCATCTGCGCCGGCTCGTCCGCCACATCCGCCGCCGCTGGCCCATCACCCGCATCACCATCCGCGGCGACAGCCACTATGGCCGGTCCGAGGTGATGGACTGGTGCGAGGCGAACGGTGTCGACTACCTCTTCGGCCTGCCGGGCAACAGGGTGCTCGACCGTCTTGTCGACGAAGCCGCCGACGACATCCGCACCCGACGCGCTGGAGAACAACCCTGTCTGCGCGGCTTCGCCGAAACCCGTTACCGGGCCAGGTCGTGGAAACGCGAACGCCGGGCCTGCGCCCGCATCGAAGCCACCAAGCTCGGCCTCGATGTCCGCTTCGTCGTCACCAGCCTCGCCGCAGGCACGGCCGAGCACGTCTACGAGGTCCTCTACTGCGCCCGCGGCCAAGCCGAAAACCTGATCAAGCTGCACAAGACCCAACTCGCGTCCGATCGTACCAGCTGCCGCGCGCCGCTGGCCAACCAGGTCCGCCTCGTTCTCCATACCGCCGCCTACTGGCTGATGCTCAGGCTGCGCGACGCCATCCCGAAGGCGCATGCGCTGGCCGTCGCCGAGTTCGCCACCCCTGCGCCTGAAGCTCCTCAAAACCGGCGCCCGCGTCATCGAGACCACGTCGCGCGTCCGCCTCGCCTTCGCCGCAGCCTGTCCCGAGGCGCCGCTGTTCCGACACCTCGCTACCT
This Rhodospirillales bacterium DNA region includes the following protein-coding sequences:
- a CDS encoding two pore domain potassium channel family protein, with translation MNRLTRTAFDLYQGRSRHARRFRLGLLTFDLFIIAFFIVASMFPPGPWIWAIDGVIALLLILDFAARFTIARSKGRFFTDLTTLADIVVIATLLVAAFIDNWAFLRVLRALRLLRSYHVLRDLRERFAFFKANEGIIVSTVNLFVFIFMVTAFVYVLEAGVNSEINTYVDALYFTVTTLTTTGFGDITLEGSVGRMLAVVIMIVGVGLFLRLIQTIFRPNKVRYPCPDCGLSRHDSDAVHCKHCGRTLHIETEGD
- a CDS encoding ATP-binding cassette domain-containing protein — translated: KARIAAYETMLAEARDKPLGSAQIVIPPGPRLGSLVIEADGLRKAYGNNLLFDDVSFRLPPGGIVGIIGPNGAGKTTLFRLITGQEKPDGGTLKIGETAVLGYVDQSRDALDPDSTVWQEIAEGRDEVELGKRKMQSRAYVAQFAFRGPDQQKRVGDLSGGERNRVHLAKMLKSGANVLLLDEPTNDLDVETLRALEDALIDFAGCAVVISHDRWFLDRIATHILAFEGMSQTTWFEGNYQDYEVDRKRRLGDEADQPHRIKYKPLMRA
- a CDS encoding ABC-F family ATP-binding cassette domain-containing protein yields the protein MSVVKGDRLCLVGRNGSGKSTLLKVNAGLIAADRGERFVQPGATIRYLPQEPNLAGHETTLAYVEAGLAPGDDPHRARHLLEQPGLEGNEDPATLSGGEARRAALARDLAPEHDILLLDEPTNHLDLAAIEWLEMTAAGGRSALVTISHDRRFLEDLARATLWISRGVVRSLDRNFREFEDWRDDLLEITLRNAYLKPGCLPFPCSSHISDHLTRLIHDAPFQGLADVA
- a CDS encoding YbaK/EbsC family protein; translation: MDSIGVLSRDSVRRVRDALAAAGSPAHVIALAATARSAEDAAAAIRCDLGAIVKSLVFVIGVRPVMALIAGNRRCVERALPAALGIDGKVRRANADTVRAATGFAIGGVSPVGLAHPLPTAIDASLGRFATVYAAAGHPQCVFATSLNELARLTGGVVCTAIAKDP